A window of Chloroflexota bacterium contains these coding sequences:
- a CDS encoding class I mannose-6-phosphate isomerase, translated as MRKQTLYPLTFIPVLKDYIWGGRNLEKWGRELPFEGVIAESWEIAGHQDGITVVANGSLAGKPITDLLAELGTDLIGSNSAWALDNHKFPLLVKLLDANRPLSVQVHPDDAYAQTYEGGEMGKTEMWVVLHAEPGAELILGVKNGTTPEIFRRAIQTGQVENYLHRLSVQAGDHICVPAGTLHAIMDGVLIAEIQRNSNITYRVFDWNRLGVDGKPRPLHVDKAMDVINFNQVEPGLRPPKLIATKQGIRRLELCRNKHFTIERIEMQPGSTYEGECTGETMEIWGLIAGRATINAIEFQAIQFVLLPAVLGKFTIQAASETTFLRTYVEKPNSH; from the coding sequence ATGAGAAAACAGACTCTCTATCCCCTCACATTTATACCTGTACTCAAAGACTATATCTGGGGAGGGCGCAATCTTGAAAAATGGGGGCGCGAATTGCCTTTCGAAGGTGTAATCGCCGAAAGCTGGGAGATCGCCGGGCATCAAGATGGTATCACCGTTGTCGCCAACGGTTCGTTAGCCGGAAAACCGATCACAGACCTTCTGGCTGAATTGGGCACAGATCTGATCGGGTCAAATAGCGCCTGGGCTTTAGACAATCATAAATTCCCTTTATTGGTGAAACTACTTGATGCCAATCGACCCCTCTCTGTACAGGTACACCCCGATGATGCTTATGCACAGACCTATGAGGGTGGTGAAATGGGCAAAACGGAGATGTGGGTTGTTCTCCACGCCGAACCTGGGGCTGAACTAATTCTGGGCGTAAAAAACGGAACGACCCCTGAGATTTTTCGCCGAGCTATTCAAACGGGCCAGGTAGAAAATTATCTCCACCGGTTGAGCGTGCAAGCGGGCGACCATATTTGTGTCCCCGCCGGAACATTGCACGCGATTATGGATGGCGTGCTGATTGCCGAAATCCAGCGAAACTCCAATATAACTTACCGGGTATTCGACTGGAATCGTCTGGGAGTGGATGGCAAACCGCGCCCCCTGCATGTGGATAAGGCGATGGATGTGATCAACTTTAATCAAGTGGAGCCTGGCTTACGCCCCCCAAAGTTGATTGCCACAAAGCAAGGGATACGCCGCCTTGAGCTGTGCCGCAATAAACACTTTACCATCGAGCGCATCGAAATGCAGCCCGGATCAACGTATGAGGGCGAATGCACGGGTGAAACTATGGAAATATGGGGCCTGATTGCAGGCCGCGCAACCATCAACGCAATCGAATTCCAGGCCATCCAATTTGTTTTGCTCCCTGCCGTCTTAGGTAAGTTCACTATCCAGGCTGCTTCAGAAACTACGTTTTTGCGCACTTATGTTGAGAAACCCAACTCGCACTGA